A portion of the Bifidobacterium lemurum genome contains these proteins:
- a CDS encoding alpha-1,4-glucan--maltose-1-phosphate maltosyltransferase, translating into MAVEESAAPRNNEVKKSTASKAGKTAKKPAARKTTTTAKRAAASRAAAPARSIAGDAPAPSIAINEPYEFGRVNVMDITPNAEQGVYPARVELGEPFEVTAQVFIEGRTKVGATAVVRNPRGKETLRVPMTCVNAGLDRWVATLMCGEHSDAKPWEKEYAAVKRQLGEWTVVIEGWEDAYVSWLHDARIKVQVGDDVENALAAGAALLERWAASADAKLAARDRKTLTQAAAVIADVSLAPEQRLAAADNADIAELHATNPLRDGVSPSRPQRFKVERPKSSFAAWYQFFPRSEGAYWDAETGKIVQGTLKTSLTGLERAAAQGFDIVYLPPIFPIGVTNRKGRNNALVAGPDDPGSPFGIGSELGGHDTVDPLLGDMDDFKALTARAHELGLEIALDFALQCSPDHPWVKQHPEWFKHKADGTIAFAENPPKKYQDIYPIDFNADMPGIEKEVERILNLWIEAGVTIFRIDNPHTKPVRFWQDVIASVTKKHPEVLFLAEAFTRPGMMRALSYVGFTQSHCYFPWRNTKEELEEYLLTTNGDAGYYQHNTFWPTTPDILTAYVRDNGIAGHAVRAVLAAMGSPSWGIYNGYELIENRQRPGFEEQIDNEKYEVKIRDWSRADDFGIGALLGSLNRIRREHAEAFGYHNVRLLETSDPNILAFARHTPAALTSTGKPETLVVVVNLDGHNAHQAMVHFEMPEFEVDPQWGAHMRDELTGRDFAWSWDNFVSLAPWADVAHIFHVVHN; encoded by the coding sequence ATGGCAGTAGAAGAGAGCGCGGCACCGCGCAACAACGAAGTAAAGAAGTCCACCGCGTCGAAAGCGGGCAAGACGGCAAAGAAGCCGGCCGCCCGCAAGACCACGACCACGGCGAAGCGTGCCGCGGCATCCCGCGCCGCCGCCCCCGCCAGGAGCATCGCAGGCGATGCCCCGGCCCCGTCCATCGCGATCAACGAGCCGTACGAGTTCGGCCGCGTCAACGTGATGGACATCACCCCCAACGCGGAGCAGGGCGTCTACCCCGCCCGCGTGGAGCTCGGCGAACCCTTCGAAGTCACCGCCCAGGTGTTCATCGAAGGCCGCACCAAAGTGGGCGCCACCGCGGTGGTGCGCAACCCGCGCGGCAAGGAGACCCTGCGCGTGCCCATGACCTGCGTCAACGCCGGTCTGGACCGTTGGGTCGCGACCCTCATGTGCGGCGAGCACAGCGACGCCAAGCCGTGGGAGAAGGAATACGCCGCCGTCAAGCGCCAGCTGGGCGAGTGGACCGTCGTGATCGAAGGCTGGGAGGACGCCTACGTCTCCTGGCTGCATGACGCGCGCATCAAGGTGCAGGTGGGCGACGACGTGGAGAACGCGCTCGCCGCCGGCGCCGCGCTGCTGGAACGTTGGGCCGCAAGCGCCGACGCCAAGCTGGCCGCCCGTGATCGCAAGACGCTCACCCAGGCCGCCGCGGTCATCGCCGACGTCTCGCTCGCGCCCGAGCAGCGTCTGGCCGCCGCCGACAACGCCGACATCGCCGAGCTGCACGCCACGAACCCGTTGCGCGACGGCGTCTCCCCCTCACGCCCGCAGCGGTTCAAGGTGGAGCGTCCGAAGTCGAGCTTCGCCGCATGGTACCAGTTCTTCCCGCGTTCGGAAGGCGCCTATTGGGACGCCGAAACCGGCAAGATCGTGCAGGGCACGCTGAAGACCTCGCTCACAGGTCTGGAGCGTGCGGCCGCGCAGGGATTCGACATCGTCTACCTGCCGCCGATCTTCCCCATCGGCGTGACCAACCGCAAGGGCCGCAACAACGCGCTGGTCGCCGGCCCCGACGATCCGGGTTCGCCCTTCGGCATCGGCTCCGAGCTGGGCGGCCACGACACGGTCGATCCGCTGCTGGGCGATATGGACGATTTCAAGGCGCTCACCGCCCGCGCCCACGAGCTGGGACTGGAGATCGCGCTCGACTTCGCGCTGCAGTGCTCCCCCGACCATCCGTGGGTCAAGCAGCATCCGGAATGGTTCAAGCACAAGGCGGACGGCACCATCGCCTTCGCGGAGAACCCGCCGAAGAAGTATCAGGACATCTACCCGATCGATTTCAACGCCGACATGCCCGGCATCGAGAAGGAGGTCGAGCGCATCCTCAACCTGTGGATCGAAGCGGGCGTGACGATCTTCCGCATCGACAACCCGCACACCAAGCCCGTGCGCTTCTGGCAGGACGTGATCGCCTCCGTCACCAAGAAACATCCCGAAGTGCTGTTCCTGGCCGAGGCGTTCACCCGCCCGGGCATGATGCGCGCGCTGAGCTATGTGGGCTTCACCCAGTCGCACTGCTACTTCCCGTGGCGCAACACCAAGGAGGAGCTGGAGGAGTACCTGCTCACCACCAACGGCGACGCCGGCTACTACCAGCACAACACCTTCTGGCCCACCACGCCGGACATCCTCACCGCCTACGTGCGAGACAACGGCATCGCCGGCCACGCCGTGCGCGCGGTGCTCGCCGCGATGGGCTCGCCCAGCTGGGGCATCTACAACGGCTACGAGCTGATCGAGAACCGCCAGCGCCCCGGCTTCGAGGAGCAGATCGACAACGAGAAGTACGAGGTCAAGATCCGCGATTGGAGCCGTGCCGACGACTTCGGCATCGGCGCGCTGCTCGGCTCGCTCAACCGCATCCGCCGCGAGCATGCGGAGGCGTTCGGCTACCACAACGTGCGTCTGCTGGAGACGAGCGACCCGAACATCCTCGCCTTCGCCCGCCACACGCCCGCCGCGCTCACCTCGACCGGCAAGCCGGAGACGCTGGTCGTGGTGGTCAACCTCGACGGACACAACGCGCATCAGGCCATGGTGCATTTCGAGATGCCCGAGTTCGAAGTCGATCCGCAGTGGGGCGCGCATATGCGCGACGAGCTGACCGGACGCGACTTCGCGTGGAGCTGGGACAACTTCGTCTCGCTGGCTCCGTGGGCCGACGTGGCGCACATCTTCCACGTCGTGCATAACTGA
- a CDS encoding ATP-binding protein, with translation MPEDLIALITALAGRSSESECLEFKRGNADPERIGRDICAMSNSAALLGHTYAYKIWGIDDDSHEVAGTDFDPGTTTIGRQGLEIWLRQHLSDNVEFQFETVEMNGKHLVLLRIWPAQYRPALWNGLAYIRSGSSTQELKHGSRREEELWIRTRSEIFELQLAATELTTDEVFNLIDVDWYRQEFGIPPTTSPQQLLHMLASEQLIVTQDSGRHAITNLGALMFARNLETFPTVSRKALRVIRYEGTSSIAPSRSRTFSSGYSRLDDMLDYIETLLPEREVITGARRTTIRAFPHTALRELTANMLIHQDLSITGAGPMVCIFDGRIEFTNPGRSLVDVARLLNDPPHSRNEKMAALCRRMNLCEEAGSGWDKIVLDCESNHMPAPSIEEPGDNLRVTLLQATPFRDLTMQQRIDSAYWHACMQYAQRQPMTNASLRERFDLPSSAASQISRLLKVCLDGNILKVADPEAGKRYVRYLPSWA, from the coding sequence ATGCCAGAGGATCTTATCGCCCTCATCACCGCATTGGCCGGCCGCTCCAGCGAAAGCGAGTGCCTGGAGTTCAAACGAGGCAACGCAGATCCGGAACGCATCGGCCGTGATATCTGCGCCATGTCCAATTCGGCGGCGCTGCTTGGCCACACCTACGCCTATAAAATCTGGGGTATCGACGACGATTCCCATGAAGTCGCCGGCACCGACTTCGACCCCGGAACCACAACCATCGGACGTCAGGGCTTGGAGATCTGGCTGCGTCAGCATCTCTCCGATAACGTCGAGTTCCAATTCGAAACCGTCGAAATGAACGGCAAACATCTTGTGCTGCTTCGCATCTGGCCAGCGCAATACCGCCCAGCCCTATGGAACGGACTCGCATACATTCGCTCCGGCTCTTCGACTCAGGAGCTCAAACATGGCTCGCGGCGCGAGGAGGAACTGTGGATCCGCACACGCTCCGAGATCTTCGAGCTGCAACTCGCGGCCACAGAACTCACCACGGACGAGGTGTTCAACCTCATCGACGTCGACTGGTATCGACAGGAGTTCGGCATTCCGCCAACCACTTCGCCTCAACAACTCCTGCATATGCTTGCCAGCGAACAACTCATCGTCACGCAGGATTCGGGCCGCCACGCCATCACCAATCTCGGCGCGTTGATGTTCGCACGCAATCTTGAGACTTTCCCCACGGTTTCACGTAAGGCGCTTCGCGTCATCCGCTACGAGGGGACCTCATCGATCGCCCCGTCGCGCAGTCGCACCTTCTCGTCCGGATATTCCCGGCTCGACGACATGCTCGACTACATTGAGACGCTGCTGCCCGAGCGGGAGGTCATCACTGGAGCGCGCCGCACGACGATACGCGCGTTCCCGCACACGGCACTACGCGAACTCACCGCCAACATGCTCATCCACCAGGATCTGTCCATCACCGGAGCCGGCCCGATGGTCTGCATTTTCGATGGACGCATCGAATTCACCAACCCTGGGCGTTCCCTTGTGGACGTCGCACGATTGCTGAACGACCCGCCTCATTCGCGCAACGAGAAGATGGCGGCGCTCTGCCGACGCATGAACCTGTGCGAAGAGGCAGGGTCGGGCTGGGACAAAATCGTCCTGGATTGCGAATCGAACCATATGCCGGCACCCAGCATCGAAGAGCCAGGCGACAACCTGCGGGTGACGCTACTGCAGGCGACGCCGTTCCGCGATCTGACCATGCAGCAGCGCATTGATTCCGCCTACTGGCATGCCTGCATGCAGTACGCGCAGCGTCAACCGATGACCAACGCCAGTCTGCGCGAACGGTTCGATCTGCCAAGCAGCGCGGCCTCGCAGATCTCGCGACTGCTGAAAGTCTGCCTCGATGGCAACATCCTCAAAGTGGCCGATCCCGAAGCGGGCAAGCGATATGTACGATACCTGCCCAGTTGGGCCTAA
- a CDS encoding inorganic diphosphatase — translation MAETFNVVVEIPRGSKNKYEVDHETGRVFLDRTLFTSMGYPDDYGYIDGTLGEDGDPLDALIMLPNSVFPGCIVECRAVGLYHMVDEAGGDDKVLCVPADVRFDDIKDIDDVSEFHKAEIKHFFEQYKALEPGKEVMPGDYWTNAAKAEEEIVAAKERLANEGK, via the coding sequence ATGGCAGAGACCTTCAACGTCGTGGTGGAGATTCCGCGCGGTTCCAAGAACAAGTACGAAGTGGACCACGAGACCGGCCGCGTGTTCCTGGACCGCACGCTGTTCACCTCGATGGGATATCCGGACGACTACGGCTACATCGACGGCACCCTGGGCGAGGACGGCGATCCGCTGGACGCCTTGATCATGCTGCCGAACTCCGTGTTCCCGGGCTGCATCGTGGAATGCCGCGCCGTGGGCCTGTACCACATGGTCGACGAGGCCGGCGGAGACGACAAGGTTCTGTGCGTGCCCGCCGACGTGCGTTTCGACGACATCAAGGACATCGACGACGTCTCTGAGTTCCACAAGGCCGAGATCAAGCACTTCTTCGAGCAGTACAAGGCTCTGGAGCCCGGCAAGGAAGTCATGCCCGGCGATTATTGGACCAACGCTGCCAAGGCCGAGGAAGAAATCGTCGCCGCCAAGGAGCGTCTCGCCAACGAAGGCAAGTGA
- a CDS encoding sugar O-acetyltransferase translates to MTTECNKGYVYELMDQGGPTDVREPYFAEAAKEMMRARTLCAKANAMLPDDPSYIRHLEELFGRELDDVRILTPFICDFGNRVTFGRNVFINHSAILSASGGIEFGDGVMVAPGVRIATINHDMNERHTMYTYGKVTIGRNAWIGMNVTICPSVTIGECAVVGAGAVVTKDVPDYAVVAGVPAKVIRYLDPADQRE, encoded by the coding sequence ATGACAACGGAATGCAACAAAGGATACGTATATGAGCTGATGGACCAGGGAGGGCCCACGGATGTGCGCGAACCGTACTTCGCCGAGGCTGCGAAAGAGATGATGCGTGCCCGGACGCTGTGCGCCAAAGCGAATGCGATGCTGCCGGACGACCCTTCATATATTCGCCATCTTGAGGAACTGTTCGGTCGAGAGCTTGATGACGTTCGCATCCTGACCCCGTTCATCTGTGATTTCGGCAACCGCGTGACGTTCGGTCGGAACGTGTTCATCAACCATTCCGCTATTCTGTCGGCGTCGGGCGGCATCGAATTCGGCGACGGCGTGATGGTCGCTCCGGGCGTACGCATCGCCACGATCAACCATGATATGAACGAGCGGCACACTATGTACACGTATGGCAAGGTCACCATTGGACGTAATGCGTGGATCGGCATGAACGTGACCATTTGCCCAAGCGTGACGATCGGCGAGTGCGCCGTCGTCGGTGCCGGTGCCGTCGTGACCAAGGATGTGCCCGATTATGCCGTCGTCGCCGGTGTTCCGGCTAAGGTCATCCGATATCTCGACCCCGCCGACCAGCGCGAATAA